The DNA region AGAAGGCCGTGATGGCTCTTCTGATGCAGGACTGAACGGGTGGCTGAAAATGTTGCCGCAACTGGCAGGATTTTTTGTTCTGCTAACCCGGAACGTGGTATAATTACAGAGTACAAAAGTGAATAGAGATTGCCGCCGGGGTTTGTCCTGGCGCAATCCTTGCTGAAGGAGGAAAAAGTGAAAAAGATGGCCAAAGTGGTTCTGGCATACTCGGGAGGGCTGGACACATCCATCATCATCCCCTGGCTGAAGGAAAACTATGGCTATGAAGTCATCGCCATGGTGGCCGACCTGGGCCAGGGGGAGGAACTGGCCCCTCTGGAAGAAAAGGCGATAAAAAGCGGTGCCAGCAAGATCTATATTCAGGATGTGAAAAAGGAATTTGTCACCGACTATATATTCCCCACTCTGCGGGCCGGGGCGATTTATGAAGGCAAGTACCTGCTGGGCACCTCCATGGCCCGGCCGCTGATTGCCAAACAGCTGGTGGAAGTAGCCCGCCGGGAAGGGGCCGAAGCCGTGGCGCACGGCGCCACCGGCAAGGGCAACGACCAGGTGCGGTTTGAACTGGGCGTCAAGGCCCTGGCCCCCGATTTGAAAATCATAGCCCCTTGGCGGGAGTGGAATATCCGCTCCCGGGAAGATGCCATTGACTATGCCCAGGAAAGGGGCATTCCCGTACCTGTGACCAAGGCCCGGCCCTACAGTATGGACCGCAATCTGTGGCACCTGAGCCATGAGGGTGGGGACCTGGAAGACCCTGGTAAGGAAATGCCTGACGATGTGCTGCTGCTCACCGTGCCGCCGGAAAAGGCACCCGACCGGCCCACCTATGTGGAAATAGGTTTCCAGGCCGGTACGCCGGTCAGTGTGAACGGTGAGGAACTGGGGCCGGTGGAACTGGTGCAAAAGCTGAACGAGATTGGGGGAGCCAACGGCATTGGTGTGGTGGACATGGTGGAAAACCGCCTGGTGGGCATGAAGTCGCGGGGAGTGTATGAAACGCCCGGCGGTACCATCCTCTGGACGGCGCACCGGGAGCTGGAGTCCATTACCCTGGACCGCATCACCATGCACTTCAAGCAACTGGTGGCCGCCCGCTACGCCGAGCTGGTTTACGACGGGGTATGGTTCTCGCCCCTGCGGGAAGCTCTGGACGCTTTTGTGGACGTGACCCAGCGCACGGTTACCGGCAGTGTGCGGCTGAAGCTGTACAAGGGCAACTGCACGCCGGCCGGCTTAACCTCGCCCTATTCGCTTTACAACCAGGAGTTGGCCACCTTTGGCCGGGACGAAATATACAGCCAAAAGGATGCGGAAGGGTTCATCAACCTGTTTGGTCTACCTCTCAAGGTGCGTGCCCTGATGGAACAAAAGGCCGGTCTGCGCTAGAGCGTGTTTTTGCTTTGTTCAGCCTTGCGGACTGTGCAGACCAGGTCAGGGCATGGGGTTATAAAAATAGCCAAAAAACAAGGCGGCAGCCCGGCCAACGGGTTGCCGCCTGTTTAGCTGTTTTGTTTGCAGGCGGCCATCCTGGTGAAGACAAACTGGAAGATGCGGTCGCGCTGCCTTTCGGTGATATCAATAAATTCAAGACCCAAATGGTAGATCTTGCCGCCCCGCGGGGTCTCCACGGTTTCGCAGCGGCGCACCTCGCCGGTGAGCAAAAAGTCGTAGACCATCTTTTTTACCGGCAGGCTAAATTTGACCAGAAGTTGCTCCTGGGGCTTAAACGGCTTTGGGTAGGCGATTTTGGCTCCGCCGGCGCTGATATTGAGCATTTCCGCCCGGCTGAATACCGGCTTTTGGTCGGGCAACTCAGGTACGGGGGCGATCTCAATGCTGTGCAGCATTTCCAGCCGCACATAGCGCCGGCTCTGTTGCCGGACCACCTTCCGGGGCATGGCCAGGCCGTAGAGCGGCACATTGTCCCGGCGCAGGCCCACCACTGTCGTGTCAAAGAACAGCACATGTTCGGCCGTGGGGACACGCACGCTTACGCTATCACCCACATGCAGGGTAAGCGGTACTTGCTGGGCGTAGGGCATGGTGATAAAAAAGCGGTCATTGCTGAAGTCCTCGATGGAGGATGTATAAAAGCCGCTGTCGCCGCGTTGTACATAGATTTTTTGGTGTATTTGGGGTCGGAAGATGATATCGGCCATCGCTTTCTCTCCTGTGTTTCACATTGGGGGGGTAACTCAGGGCCGGCCTGTCAAGTTGTCGCGTTGGTATAATTTGACGTTGCATTAACAAAATCCTTTTTAAAAATTTGTCCGGAGGTTAAATTTATGAGCAAGCTGTGGGGAGGTCGCTTCCAGAAAAGCACGCACAGCCTGATGGATGACTTCCATTCCTCAATTTCCTTTGACTGCCGCATCTACCGGCAGGACATAGCGGGCAGTATGGCGCATGCCGCCATGCTGGCACAAAGTGGCATTATCACGCCGCAGGAAAGCGAGCAGATCATCAACGGGCTAAAAGAAATACTGGAGGATATTGAAAGCGGCCGGGTGCAGTTTTCTACCTCTGCCGAGGACATCCACATGAATGTGGAACTGCTGTTGACGCAAAAAATCGGGGCTGTGGCCAAAAAACTGCATACGGCACGCAGCCGCAACGATCAGGTGGCTCTGGATGTGCGCCTCTACCTGCGGGAAGAAATAGATCACATCTGCCAGCTTTTAAAACAGCTCTGCCGCCAGTTGCTGGACCTGGCGGAAAACCACCTGGACACAGTGATGCCCGGCTACACCCACCTGCAGCGGGCCCAGCCCGTGACATTGGCCCACCACCTGCTGGCCTATGTGCAGATGTTCCGGCGGGATTTGGATCGCCTGGCGGACTGCCGGCGGCGGGTCAATGTGCTGCCCCTGGGAGCGGGGGCGCTGGCCGGCACTACTTTTCCCATTCAGCCCGAACTGGTGGCCCGGCAGCTGGGGTTTGGCGCTCTGGCCGAGAACAGCCTGGACGCGGTGAGCGACCGGGATTTTGCCGTGGAGTTTACCGCGGCGGCCGCCCTGATCATGGTGCACTTGAGCCGCTTTTGTGAGGAGATTGTGCTTTGGTCCAGCGGTGAGTTTGCCTTTGTGGAACTGGATGACGCCTTCAGCACGGGCAGCAGCATGATGCCGCAGAAGAAAAACCCCGACGCGGCTGAACTAATCCGGGGCAAGGCCGGGCGGGTTTTCGGCGACCTGCAGGCGCTGCTGGTCATGCTCAAGGGGCTGCCTCTGGCTTATAACAAAGATATGCAGGAAGACAAAGAAGCGCTTTTCGACGCAGTGGATACGGTGAAAAAATGCCTGCTGGTCTTCACCCCTATGGTGGGCAGCCTGCGTTTCAGAAAAGAAAACATGGCCCGGGCCGCCCGGGGCGGCTTTACCAATGCCACCGACCTGGCCGACTACCTGGTGGGTAAGGGAGTGCCCTTCCGCGAGGCCCACGAGATGGTGGGCAAAACCGTGCTCTACTGCCTGCAGCAGGGCAAAGCCCTGGAGGAACTGGTCCTGGAGGAAATGCGGCAGTTCTGTCCGCCGGTGGAGCAGGACGTCTACCAGGCCCTGGATATTGCCAATTGTGTGGCCCGCCGCGTCACCTTGAACGGCCCGGCCCCTTCTGCCGTGCGGGCGGCCATTGAGCGGGCCCGGCGGGCGCTGGAATGAAGTTTGTCGGCCCTTTGATGCCGGACGATATATCGGAAGAAAATTTATAAAACTCTTACGAATATGGCAGGATTATTAAAACTTATGTCAAATAACTGCAATGAACTCGGTTACTTGGATTATTTGGAAGCGATACGTAATAGTTGCTCAAGACATGTTTTAATAAATTAAACTAATTAAGGCTACGTAAGCCTTCCAGACCGGTAGAAGCCGGTAGGGAGGGCTTATTTTGTTTTTTGGGCTCTTGTGTTTGAAAACCCCTGTGGGGAGTTCTAGAAAAAGTAGAAAAAAGCAAGATTTTTGGGGGATGGATATGCTCTCATACCTGCTCAGGCGGCTATTTTATTTAATTCCCGTCTTGCTGGGCATTTCCCTGGTTACCTTTGCTTTAATCAAGTTGGCCCCCGGTGATCCGGCGGAGGTGTTGCTACGGGCGTCCGGCACCGAGCCCACCCGGGAGGCCGTGGCCGCCCTGCGCCGCGAGTTGGGCCTGGATAAGCCCTCACATCTCCAGTACTGGCGCTGGTTGCGCCGCGTTCTGCGGGGCGATCTGGGCGTTTCTTACCGCACCGGTCAGCCGGTGCGTGAGGAATTGATGGATCGACTGCCCGCTACCTGTGAGCTGGCCGGAGCCGCGGTTGTGTTCATGTTGTTGCTGGCCGTGCCTGTGGGTGTGGGGGCGGCACTGTACCGGCGCGGCTGGCCCGATCATTTGGGACGAATGCTGGCTTTACTGGGGGCGGCCATGCCTTCATTCTGGTTGGGACTTTTGTTGATTTATCTCTTCTCTGTGCACTGGGAACTGCTGCCCGTCATGGGACGGGGCGGACCAGAGCATTTACTGTTACCTTCTATCACGCTGGGGTTGGGAATGGCGGCAGCTTATGCACGCATTTTGCGCTTCAGTCTTGTTGTAAGGCCACAGCCCCTTTACTACCCAGTCCTCGGCCAGAGGTGTAAACAGAGTACCGGCCGGCCATAGCCGCACAGTAATTTTTGCACAATCTGTATACTTAAAGGTTACCTAAAAAATATAAAGTAATAAAGTAGGCTACTTAGCACCGGGGGTTTTCCACAGCAGCATGCCCAGACGTGAACGGTACTCCTCATGAAACAGCCCGTTAGATGCATGGTTTTGCACATAATTGACAATGATCTGGCGAACGGTAGGAGTTATCTCGCAGTATCCGGCAAAAAATTGCGTCAGGTTTTCTACAGCCAGGTCCGCCGGCAGGTCCTCACTCCAATCTTCATCCCAGATTAAACAGGCGAAGGGTGTGCCGCGGTTATAAAGATAATTGAGCGGGTAGATAATTTCATTGGCCGGCCAGATGAGTGGGCCGGACATGATTTGTTGCCACAGCTCCTGGCGGGCCGGGGCAGTGCGTTCTCCGGCAAAGCAGCATAAAAAGCACCACTGGCGCGAACAGGTTTCCATTTTGTGCAGTGTTTCCACATCGCGCACTCCAGGAGTGAGAGAAGCGAAAACCAGATCATAGGCACCGGACATCTCGCTTTGTTTTGGATTCAGCAGTTCAAAAGGAGTATCGCAGAAGTCAACGTTGCTCAATCCGGCTTGCTGCAGTCGTCTTTCCAGCACCCGGCGCATGGCCGGGGCTGGCTCTAAAGCGGTGACGCGGGCGACTTTGCGGGCAAAGGGCAGAGTGAACACGCCGGCTCCCGCGCCAATATCCAGGATGTGGCTGTTCTGGTCAAAGGCATTTTGTTGTTCCAGCCATTTCAGCACAGTATTAACGCGGTTTTGGTTGCGGCCATTGTTAGCCCAGCGCTCGAAGTGGGAAGCCATTTTGTTCCAGAAATCCACGGGGCTGAAATTTGCTCTCCGTTGACGGGTCGACCGGTGGTGGGCCTCTTTCCAGGCTGTGGCCCAGAAGTGGGAGCTTTTGAATTGCTCGCTCATAGGAAACCTCCTCAGAACAAATGGTTTTATTTGGGGCAAAGATAAATAAAAGCCGCCTTTTCGGAGAGCGGAATGCCGTTTCCGTTCCGGTAAGGACGGCTCCATGCCGTGGTTGTTCA from Desulfurispora thermophila DSM 16022 includes:
- a CDS encoding flagellar brake protein encodes the protein MADIIFRPQIHQKIYVQRGDSGFYTSSIEDFSNDRFFITMPYAQQVPLTLHVGDSVSVRVPTAEHVLFFDTTVVGLRRDNVPLYGLAMPRKVVRQQSRRYVRLEMLHSIEIAPVPELPDQKPVFSRAEMLNISAGGAKIAYPKPFKPQEQLLVKFSLPVKKMVYDFLLTGEVRRCETVETPRGGKIYHLGLEFIDITERQRDRIFQFVFTRMAACKQNS
- the argH gene encoding argininosuccinate lyase — its product is MSKLWGGRFQKSTHSLMDDFHSSISFDCRIYRQDIAGSMAHAAMLAQSGIITPQESEQIINGLKEILEDIESGRVQFSTSAEDIHMNVELLLTQKIGAVAKKLHTARSRNDQVALDVRLYLREEIDHICQLLKQLCRQLLDLAENHLDTVMPGYTHLQRAQPVTLAHHLLAYVQMFRRDLDRLADCRRRVNVLPLGAGALAGTTFPIQPELVARQLGFGALAENSLDAVSDRDFAVEFTAAAALIMVHLSRFCEEIVLWSSGEFAFVELDDAFSTGSSMMPQKKNPDAAELIRGKAGRVFGDLQALLVMLKGLPLAYNKDMQEDKEALFDAVDTVKKCLLVFTPMVGSLRFRKENMARAARGGFTNATDLADYLVGKGVPFREAHEMVGKTVLYCLQQGKALEELVLEEMRQFCPPVEQDVYQALDIANCVARRVTLNGPAPSAVRAAIERARRALE
- a CDS encoding argininosuccinate synthase, which translates into the protein MAKVVLAYSGGLDTSIIIPWLKENYGYEVIAMVADLGQGEELAPLEEKAIKSGASKIYIQDVKKEFVTDYIFPTLRAGAIYEGKYLLGTSMARPLIAKQLVEVARREGAEAVAHGATGKGNDQVRFELGVKALAPDLKIIAPWREWNIRSREDAIDYAQERGIPVPVTKARPYSMDRNLWHLSHEGGDLEDPGKEMPDDVLLLTVPPEKAPDRPTYVEIGFQAGTPVSVNGEELGPVELVQKLNEIGGANGIGVVDMVENRLVGMKSRGVYETPGGTILWTAHRELESITLDRITMHFKQLVAARYAELVYDGVWFSPLREALDAFVDVTQRTVTGSVRLKLYKGNCTPAGLTSPYSLYNQELATFGRDEIYSQKDAEGFINLFGLPLKVRALMEQKAGLR
- a CDS encoding class I SAM-dependent methyltransferase: MSEQFKSSHFWATAWKEAHHRSTRQRRANFSPVDFWNKMASHFERWANNGRNQNRVNTVLKWLEQQNAFDQNSHILDIGAGAGVFTLPFARKVARVTALEPAPAMRRVLERRLQQAGLSNVDFCDTPFELLNPKQSEMSGAYDLVFASLTPGVRDVETLHKMETCSRQWCFLCCFAGERTAPARQELWQQIMSGPLIWPANEIIYPLNYLYNRGTPFACLIWDEDWSEDLPADLAVENLTQFFAGYCEITPTVRQIIVNYVQNHASNGLFHEEYRSRLGMLLWKTPGAK
- a CDS encoding ABC transporter permease; this encodes MLSYLLRRLFYLIPVLLGISLVTFALIKLAPGDPAEVLLRASGTEPTREAVAALRRELGLDKPSHLQYWRWLRRVLRGDLGVSYRTGQPVREELMDRLPATCELAGAAVVFMLLLAVPVGVGAALYRRGWPDHLGRMLALLGAAMPSFWLGLLLIYLFSVHWELLPVMGRGGPEHLLLPSITLGLGMAAAYARILRFSLVVRPQPLYYPVLGQRCKQSTGRP